A window from Rhizosphaericola mali encodes these proteins:
- a CDS encoding sensor histidine kinase: protein MRKNKISIFMPISIAILLPGINFLSHNTDWPILSYNSFMRWGWSSIILYILWYALLWTNKINSNVKKLFATIVIIIFSIIIFIFCTLLVFQISNVVKYQLIIKIAFASILFLVIQYALRANQNIGILQTEKEKALTEVYKMQLQELRTRIDPHFLFNSLNTLRSMIRQKDQNAESFILDLSNIYRQILSIKDQSSTTLKKEFEVVYSYIQLMQERNKNGVFVKINLDDQWMDYKLPTLSVQTIIENCFKHNRISSKDPLFININTDVNGILTITNNVLPKISIEEKSGMGLQNINKSYQLLHIKEGLIYEKNETNFIVHLKLIKNEHINN, encoded by the coding sequence ATGAGAAAAAATAAAATTTCCATATTTATGCCTATATCCATCGCAATATTATTGCCAGGGATCAATTTTCTATCGCATAACACAGATTGGCCCATACTGTCATATAATAGTTTTATGAGATGGGGGTGGTCTTCCATCATACTCTATATACTTTGGTATGCTCTCCTATGGACAAATAAGATCAATTCGAATGTTAAAAAATTATTTGCAACTATAGTCATTATAATTTTTAGTATTATTATATTTATTTTTTGCACTTTATTGGTTTTTCAAATATCCAATGTTGTAAAATACCAGTTAATTATAAAAATTGCATTTGCATCTATCTTATTCTTGGTTATACAATACGCCCTAAGAGCAAATCAAAATATCGGAATATTACAGACCGAGAAGGAAAAAGCGCTAACAGAAGTTTATAAAATGCAATTGCAAGAATTAAGAACACGTATAGACCCTCATTTCCTCTTTAATTCCTTGAATACATTGCGATCCATGATACGTCAAAAGGATCAAAATGCCGAATCATTTATTTTAGATTTATCGAATATCTATAGACAGATTTTATCTATAAAAGATCAATCCTCTACTACATTAAAGAAAGAATTTGAAGTAGTTTATTCTTATATTCAACTTATGCAAGAACGAAATAAGAATGGTGTTTTTGTAAAGATCAATTTGGATGACCAATGGATGGATTATAAACTACCTACTTTGAGTGTGCAAACTATCATTGAAAATTGTTTTAAACATAATCGAATTTCCAGTAAAGATCCTTTATTTATAAATATAAATACAGACGTAAATGGAATTTTGACTATAACAAATAATGTACTTCCCAAAATATCTATAGAAGAAAAATCCGGTATGGGATTACAAAACATCAACAAAAGTTATCAACTTTTGCATATTAAAGAAGGACTTATATATGAAAAAAATGAGACAAACTTCATTGTTCATTTAAAATTGATCAAAAATGAACATATTAATAATTGA
- a CDS encoding ABC transporter ATP-binding protein, giving the protein MKALIANNLVKYFKTPDPFEVLKNLTFSIEKGEFVSIIGKSGSGKSTLLYLLSTMDTDYNGTIEINGTMVTGKTQNELAAFRNEHIGFVFQFHYLLPEFTLLDNVMLPALKLNRKSKNEIQNRAVELLNMLDLKGLEMKKASNISGGQAQRVAIARALINEPTVIMGDEPTGNLDSKNTQIVFDIFKELAHENGQTIITVTHDDDFAAKSDRIIELKDGQIILQ; this is encoded by the coding sequence ATGAAAGCGTTGATAGCAAATAATCTGGTAAAGTATTTTAAAACCCCAGATCCATTTGAAGTATTGAAAAACTTAACATTTAGTATTGAGAAGGGAGAGTTTGTTTCTATCATTGGAAAGTCAGGTTCTGGAAAGTCGACGTTGCTATATCTACTTTCGACAATGGATACTGACTATAATGGAACGATTGAGATTAATGGAACGATGGTTACTGGAAAAACACAGAATGAATTGGCGGCTTTCCGGAATGAACATATCGGATTTGTATTTCAGTTTCATTATCTTTTACCAGAGTTTACGTTACTAGATAACGTGATGCTGCCAGCACTCAAATTAAATAGGAAGTCTAAAAATGAAATTCAGAATCGTGCCGTAGAATTGTTGAATATGTTAGATCTGAAAGGATTAGAAATGAAAAAAGCTTCTAATATTTCTGGTGGTCAAGCGCAAAGAGTTGCTATCGCTCGGGCACTTATAAATGAACCTACTGTTATCATGGGAGATGAGCCAACAGGAAATCTAGATAGCAAAAATACGCAAATCGTTTTTGATATATTTAAAGAATTAGCACATGAGAATGGGCAAACTATTATAACGGTTACCCATGATGATGATTTCGCAGCGAAAAGTGACAGAATTATTGAACTAAAGGATGGACAAATTATATTACAGTAA
- a CDS encoding ABC transporter permease, which produces MNTDFKIAWVHLVSRFRQLMVATLSVTFGISMYIFMNSFMSGVNDAQTDITFTSMAHIRIYNDLSTNTPAPIAENVDSNTIQIVNHARNIRYTDGIKDADPIILALKKVPEVMNMTEQLNQNVFIRNGVTQISASLSGIDVPNEDAVFHISKYMVQGDIHVLEKRTDAIVLGLGLAQSLGVQLGDNITLSTADGIVKNYTICGLFQTGATGADRTKAMVSIYASRQLFSKNKSYVTDIQVNITDYNDAKIVTSKILGITNYKIEPWQEGNSQLESANTLRNILAVAVSLTILIVAGFGIYNIMNMTVNEKIKEIAILKAMGYSGKDIVIIFLTQSVVIGIVGGLIGLLLGFIISKIISHVPFHIATLTTLPIDFNSKDYLMAFVFGLIVTFWAGYLPAAKASKVDPVDIIRG; this is translated from the coding sequence ATGAATACGGATTTTAAAATAGCGTGGGTTCATCTAGTTTCTAGATTTAGACAATTAATGGTTGCGACATTAAGTGTAACATTTGGTATTTCCATGTATATATTTATGAATAGTTTTATGTCTGGAGTGAACGATGCACAGACAGACATTACATTTACATCCATGGCTCATATTCGTATTTATAATGACTTATCGACAAATACACCTGCACCCATTGCGGAAAATGTAGATTCAAATACAATACAGATAGTGAATCATGCACGAAATATAAGATACACAGATGGTATCAAAGATGCAGACCCTATAATACTGGCATTGAAGAAAGTTCCTGAAGTCATGAACATGACGGAGCAATTAAACCAAAATGTATTCATTAGAAATGGTGTTACTCAAATAAGTGCATCACTATCAGGTATTGATGTTCCAAATGAAGATGCTGTTTTTCACATATCTAAATACATGGTTCAAGGAGATATACATGTATTAGAAAAAAGAACGGATGCAATTGTATTAGGTTTGGGTTTGGCGCAGAGCCTTGGTGTGCAATTGGGAGATAATATCACTTTGTCAACGGCCGATGGTATTGTTAAAAACTATACCATATGCGGACTTTTTCAAACGGGAGCGACTGGTGCAGATCGTACCAAAGCGATGGTTTCTATCTATGCATCGAGGCAACTATTCTCCAAAAATAAAAGTTACGTAACCGATATTCAAGTAAATATTACAGACTATAATGACGCCAAAATTGTCACTAGCAAAATATTAGGGATTACAAATTACAAGATAGAGCCTTGGCAAGAGGGAAACAGTCAATTAGAATCTGCGAATACATTAAGAAATATTTTAGCCGTTGCGGTATCATTGACTATATTAATCGTTGCAGGATTTGGCATTTACAATATAATGAATATGACTGTAAATGAAAAAATAAAAGAAATTGCTATACTTAAAGCAATGGGGTATAGTGGTAAGGATATTGTGATTATATTTTTGACTCAATCTGTAGTTATTGGTATTGTAGGAGGTCTTATTGGTCTATTGTTGGGATTTATAATTTCAAAGATAATAAGCCATGTTCCTTTTCATATTGCAACACTCACTACTCTACCTATAGATTTTAATTCAAAAGATTATCTGATGGCATTTGTATTTGGACTTATTGTTACTTTTTGGGCGGGGTATTTACCAGCTGCAAAAGCTTCAAAAGTAGACCCGGTAGATATTATTAGGGGCTAA
- a CDS encoding efflux RND transporter periplasmic adaptor subunit, with product MKSICINKIYSYSWMMAVLLFLVSCKKAITIRPVHKNIEQSVFANGFVEFDNQYTIAANAAGVLGNQQIKEGDSVVQNQIVATINSQSQQNQVAQSKFIYSNALQNASGSSAQLTSIQQQIDQASSQLELDKVNYQRYNALIKTNSVSKLDYDNAELQYNNSKHNVDILQKKYDDTQLSLNLNKNTSKSQLNSQNAILDNYSAKAITSGVVLNVYHKNGEVLKVGDAIATIGNGGYIIKLYISEDDIVKVTKGQKIALHLNTYSDQTFWAFVTKIYPGFDNDQQSYTIEAKFNQLPAKLFSGTQLQANIQVGEINNALVIPAIYIQKNNTVQLENGTFKTIEIGAKSDQWIQVLSGITENDAIRLPKN from the coding sequence ATGAAAAGTATTTGCATAAATAAAATATACAGTTATAGTTGGATGATGGCTGTTTTACTATTTTTAGTTTCCTGCAAAAAAGCAATTACAATCAGGCCTGTTCACAAAAACATAGAACAGTCTGTATTCGCAAATGGTTTTGTAGAGTTTGATAATCAATATACCATCGCTGCAAATGCGGCAGGCGTATTAGGTAATCAGCAAATAAAAGAGGGTGATAGTGTTGTGCAAAATCAGATTGTGGCAACAATAAATAGTCAGTCACAACAAAATCAAGTAGCACAATCTAAATTCATATATTCAAATGCATTACAAAACGCATCTGGTAGCTCTGCACAATTAACCTCTATACAACAACAAATAGACCAAGCGTCCTCTCAACTAGAATTAGATAAAGTAAATTATCAAAGATATAATGCACTTATTAAGACTAATTCTGTATCGAAACTTGACTATGATAATGCGGAATTGCAATATAATAATTCGAAACATAATGTTGACATCTTGCAAAAGAAATATGATGACACCCAACTATCATTAAATTTGAATAAGAATACAAGTAAAAGCCAATTAAACAGCCAGAACGCGATTTTAGATAATTACAGCGCAAAAGCCATTACGTCCGGAGTAGTATTAAATGTGTATCACAAAAATGGTGAAGTTCTAAAAGTCGGAGATGCTATTGCTACGATAGGAAATGGTGGGTATATTATCAAACTTTATATCTCTGAAGATGATATAGTAAAAGTAACAAAAGGGCAAAAAATAGCATTACACTTAAACACTTATTCGGATCAGACTTTTTGGGCTTTTGTTACAAAGATTTACCCAGGTTTTGATAATGATCAGCAATCATATACTATCGAAGCAAAATTTAATCAATTACCTGCAAAATTATTTTCTGGTACACAATTACAAGCTAATATCCAAGTGGGTGAGATAAATAATGCATTAGTCATTCCTGCTATTTACATACAAAAAAATAATACCGTACAATTAGAAAATGGCACGTTTAAAACCATTGAAATAGGAGCGAAAAGCGATCAATGGATACAAGTACTTTCAGGTATTACGGAAAATGATGCAATTCGTTTACCAAAGAATTAA
- a CDS encoding TolC family protein — translation MKKIFFIVFLLFTFSARSQLQFYSLPELLQYADSNAIVIKNAQIQQRISSARQKDAKSFLYPTINGSAGFNDNLTLQPTLVPAQLFNANAPEGSFKEMKFGKQYLYSTGVQLQWNILDFQKIFASKTAAIQVKADISNSQLVKFNTYNQLASTYYSILMDKEAIKIYQKNVQVATDIQNVANEKYNKGIISEADYNQAQIQNIKCKRDLENTQQDLTTLFKQLQTQINFSDSIAIPLEDSTEKSDERLNADHDFPEHPEIAWQKTQLELANASLKESEALRTPSISAGYQYNYGWAMNSFSDFNGASHLPQQYVALKLNLPIFTGFSTKQKIIQSKLQVQQQALQLENMRLTENKQDQILVIQFSQALSQLQKNKALLDLQERNDFHYANQYNSGILSLDSRLTKYKDLLTAQNDYLQSLANYKLYEYRLYIRQLNFQ, via the coding sequence ATGAAAAAAATATTTTTTATAGTTTTTCTATTATTTACATTTTCGGCTCGATCACAATTGCAATTTTATTCACTTCCTGAGTTATTACAGTATGCAGATAGTAATGCTATTGTTATAAAAAATGCACAAATACAACAGCGTATTTCCTCCGCTAGGCAAAAAGATGCAAAGTCCTTTTTATATCCAACTATTAATGGTTCGGCCGGTTTTAATGATAATCTTACCTTACAACCGACTTTAGTTCCTGCGCAATTATTTAATGCTAATGCACCAGAAGGCAGTTTTAAAGAAATGAAATTTGGTAAACAATATTTATATTCGACTGGAGTTCAATTGCAATGGAATATTTTGGATTTTCAAAAAATATTTGCTTCAAAAACCGCTGCTATTCAAGTAAAAGCAGACATATCTAATTCACAGCTTGTAAAATTTAATACTTACAATCAACTAGCCTCTACTTATTATTCTATTTTGATGGATAAAGAGGCTATAAAAATTTATCAGAAAAATGTACAAGTTGCCACGGATATTCAAAACGTCGCAAATGAAAAATACAATAAAGGGATTATCAGTGAAGCAGATTATAATCAAGCTCAGATACAAAATATAAAATGTAAGCGAGATCTTGAGAATACACAACAGGATTTAACTACTTTATTTAAACAACTACAAACCCAAATTAATTTCTCTGATTCTATCGCAATTCCATTAGAAGACTCAACTGAGAAATCAGATGAACGCTTAAATGCGGATCATGATTTCCCAGAACATCCAGAGATCGCATGGCAAAAAACACAACTAGAACTTGCGAACGCATCGTTGAAAGAAAGTGAAGCCTTGCGTACGCCATCAATATCTGCGGGATATCAATATAATTACGGCTGGGCCATGAATAGTTTTTCAGATTTTAATGGAGCTAGTCACCTTCCTCAACAATATGTCGCACTTAAATTGAATCTTCCAATCTTTACGGGATTCTCAACTAAACAAAAAATTATACAATCAAAATTGCAAGTACAGCAACAAGCATTACAGCTGGAAAATATGAGACTCACAGAAAATAAGCAGGATCAAATTTTAGTAATTCAGTTTAGTCAGGCCTTGTCTCAGCTTCAAAAAAATAAAGCGTTACTTGATTTGCAAGAAAGAAATGATTTTCATTATGCGAATCAATATAATAGTGGGATTTTAAGTTTGGATTCCAGGTTGACAAAATATAAAGATCTATTAACCGCCCAGAATGATTATTTGCAAAGTTTGGCAAACTATAAATTGTACGAATATAGATTGTACATACGTCAACTTAATTTTCAATAA
- a CDS encoding DUF2147 domain-containing protein, with product MDLIIGKWKSEHGDRTIEFVQKGDHFDAIIKEANDQTLIGKTQISELKKSSNNNYSEGTIFIIKNGKKGICSAILKDGNELEITGKMGFLSRTTKWYRTK from the coding sequence GTGGACTTAATTATAGGAAAATGGAAGAGTGAGCATGGTGATCGTACAATAGAATTTGTTCAAAAAGGAGATCATTTTGATGCAATTATTAAAGAGGCAAATGATCAGACGCTTATTGGCAAAACACAGATTAGCGAATTAAAAAAATCTTCTAATAATAATTATTCGGAGGGCACAATCTTTATTATAAAAAATGGGAAAAAAGGAATATGTAGTGCAATTTTGAAGGATGGAAATGAACTGGAAATTACAGGAAAAATGGGCTTTTTATCTAGAACAACGAAATGGTATAGAACAAAATAA
- a CDS encoding YdeI/OmpD-associated family protein: MKDKIALFFENEIKWKAEFLLLRTLLLQHKSLQEEYKWMHPCYTLNGKNVIIIHGFKEYCALLFFKGSLLEDNDHVLIQQTKNVQAARQIRFTNITDIQKLETTIDKYIQKAIDIESSGQKVILKKVEEFAIPNEFKNFLESDPKMANAFSRLTPGRQKAYLHFFNQAKQSKTRLSRIDKFYNQILEGKGLND, encoded by the coding sequence ATGAAGGATAAAATCGCGCTTTTTTTTGAAAATGAAATTAAATGGAAAGCTGAATTTCTTCTTTTACGTACCCTTCTCCTTCAACACAAATCATTACAAGAAGAATATAAGTGGATGCACCCATGTTATACGTTGAATGGAAAAAATGTCATCATTATTCATGGGTTTAAAGAGTATTGTGCATTACTTTTCTTTAAAGGTTCATTACTCGAAGACAACGACCATGTATTAATACAACAAACAAAGAATGTACAAGCTGCACGACAAATACGATTTACCAATATCACAGACATTCAAAAGCTAGAAACAACCATTGATAAATATATTCAAAAGGCAATAGATATAGAATCTTCGGGGCAAAAAGTAATACTGAAAAAAGTGGAGGAGTTTGCGATTCCTAATGAATTTAAAAATTTCCTAGAATCGGATCCCAAAATGGCAAATGCATTTTCTCGTCTTACGCCAGGCAGACAAAAAGCATATTTGCATTTTTTTAATCAGGCAAAACAATCCAAAACGAGACTTTCCAGAATCGATAAATTCTATAATCAAATACTTGAAGGGAAAGGTTTGAATGACTGA
- a CDS encoding TetR/AcrR family transcriptional regulator: MLEKITHKLGSKERIIRQKEETRCKILTAAMEISRAEGWQALSMRKIADKIEYTAPIIYEYFENKDALMVALTRMGHQKLSCLMKEKSKGLITPEEKIMAMWRAYWDFAFQDKEFYQLMYGVEVNCCQFDNNGVDFELPAELIWDVIEEFPGMKGKSEDEICKIYYTYWSVVHGLISINLVREGAILDQINSDVFNNAINAISNSIK; this comes from the coding sequence GTGTTAGAAAAAATAACGCACAAATTGGGAAGCAAGGAACGTATCATAAGGCAAAAGGAGGAAACACGCTGTAAGATCCTCACCGCGGCAATGGAGATTAGTCGGGCAGAAGGATGGCAGGCCTTATCAATGCGTAAAATTGCAGATAAAATTGAATATACGGCTCCTATTATTTACGAATATTTCGAGAACAAAGATGCATTAATGGTAGCTCTAACTCGCATGGGGCATCAGAAATTGTCGTGTTTAATGAAGGAAAAGTCGAAAGGACTGATAACTCCAGAAGAGAAAATTATGGCGATGTGGCGTGCCTATTGGGATTTTGCTTTTCAGGACAAGGAATTTTATCAACTAATGTACGGCGTAGAGGTGAACTGTTGTCAATTTGACAATAATGGGGTAGATTTTGAATTACCTGCAGAATTGATTTGGGACGTGATTGAAGAATTCCCGGGAATGAAAGGAAAAAGTGAGGATGAGATTTGCAAAATTTACTACACTTACTGGTCTGTCGTTCATGGATTGATCTCTATAAATCTTGTGAGAGAGGGCGCTATTTTGGATCAGATAAATAGTGATGTATTCAATAATGCCATCAACGCTATTTCTAATTCGATAAAATAA
- a CDS encoding efflux RND transporter periplasmic adaptor subunit: MSSTSIFKSEKFILSTLLAIAIFQYGCGSTEASNTAAAPAPELPVFTLSNTNNTVYQEIPASLEGKTNVEIRPQVEGFLDKIYVEEGAYVHQGQPLFHIDPRVYSQQLQNSNSALAAAKASMQKAKLEMERLSPLVDAKVISPVQLQTAQQEYANAKALVAQASASVGNANINVGYTTIKAPVSGYIGRIPYKQGSLVSQTIAQPLTIVSDVREMYAYFSLSEPDFIAFKNKYAGNTLEEKVKNVPAVELVMADNSIYPQKGKVSLVEGQFDKTVGAITLRATFPNNGGMLRTGNTAKIRLPETLNGMILVPQESTFEIQDKVFVFAVGDSNKVESRPITISGKTAHYYFVSKGVNSGDKIVYEGTGNLHDGIQIKPLPFASDSLIKSRPQ; the protein is encoded by the coding sequence ATGTCATCGACATCCATTTTCAAATCAGAAAAATTCATTTTAAGTACGCTTTTGGCCATTGCCATTTTCCAATATGGATGTGGCAGTACAGAGGCGTCCAATACCGCCGCCGCACCAGCTCCTGAACTTCCCGTTTTTACACTTTCCAATACCAATAATACCGTTTACCAAGAAATTCCCGCCTCTTTAGAAGGGAAAACAAATGTGGAAATTCGTCCACAGGTAGAAGGTTTTTTGGATAAAATTTATGTGGAAGAAGGCGCTTACGTACATCAAGGACAGCCTTTGTTTCACATCGATCCTCGCGTTTATAGTCAACAATTGCAAAACTCAAATTCTGCACTGGCAGCTGCAAAAGCAAGTATGCAAAAAGCAAAATTAGAGATGGAAAGACTATCGCCCTTAGTGGATGCGAAAGTTATTTCTCCTGTGCAACTACAAACAGCACAACAGGAATATGCCAATGCGAAAGCCTTGGTAGCACAGGCTTCTGCGAGTGTCGGTAATGCAAATATTAATGTGGGTTACACAACTATAAAAGCGCCGGTGAGTGGTTATATTGGTCGCATTCCATACAAACAAGGTAGCTTGGTTTCGCAAACTATTGCACAACCTTTGACTATAGTTTCAGACGTGCGGGAGATGTATGCATATTTTTCTTTGAGTGAACCAGATTTTATTGCTTTTAAAAATAAATATGCAGGAAATACTTTAGAGGAAAAAGTGAAAAACGTTCCTGCTGTTGAGCTTGTTATGGCAGACAATAGTATTTATCCTCAAAAAGGAAAAGTAAGTTTGGTGGAAGGCCAATTTGACAAAACCGTTGGTGCGATTACCTTACGTGCTACGTTTCCTAATAATGGAGGAATGTTACGGACAGGAAACACAGCGAAAATCAGACTTCCAGAAACATTGAATGGAATGATACTCGTACCGCAAGAGTCTACTTTTGAAATTCAAGATAAAGTATTTGTATTTGCAGTTGGTGATAGTAACAAAGTAGAAAGTCGCCCAATTACAATTTCAGGAAAAACTGCACACTATTATTTTGTTTCCAAAGGAGTGAATTCAGGTGATAAAATTGTATATGAAGGTACGGGAAATCTTCATGACGGCATACAGATCAAGCCGTTACCTTTTGCTTCTGATAGTTTGATTAAATCCAGACCGCAATAG